AGGAGCGACTTCAGGTTGGGATACTTCTTAGTATTCAAGATAACCGCATCTGCTCCCACTGTGCGGTCAATCAGCCCCACAATTTTTCCCTGAGGCTTTTGTTTGAGAAACTGATCGAGCGTCGTTACTAGCAAGTCAGCTTGTCCCTGGTTCAGACGCTGAACACGTTTAGTCTGATCAAATTCATCTTCATAACGCAAGTTTAAACCAACTTTTTTGACCGCTTCCTGAAAAGCCTGACTACGAAAAGTGCTGTAACCACTGAAGGTGTCCCCCAAAAGCGTTAACTTATTCTTCTCAGATGTATTTTCTACATCAGATGAAATTGATGGTAACTTTATTTTATTCATCAACCAAAAACTACCGAAGACCAAACAACAAAAACCAAACACATTAAGAGCCAAGATAAGTACAACCTGATTGGTACGCTTATTCATAAGACCTTAGTAAATGAAAGTAAGTATTCTAAATTTTGCCATCACAAAAGTGACAAAATAGGGTTAGATTCAAGAATATCCGCACTTTACCAAGCAATTGGTCTTATGACTTATACCACTAGTTTCCCCAGCTTTTGACTCAAACAAATTTATGTTAAACCCAATACTTAAGCTACTTTGTAGATTGGGTTGAGACTACGAAACAAAACCTACTAAGACTGAGGTGCGGTAAATCTAAAATATAAAATATAAAATTTAAAAATAGTGGGGAAGTTCGTCGCGGAAAAAGCTAGGAATGGAGCGATCACCTAACTGTTAATTTTAATAACAATAGTAGTTCCAAGAGCGTTTATCTGTGTCATCTCCTCGATTGTTTTTATTGTTGATGCACAATCACTCTATGATGATTAACGCAACGGATAATAAAGGGGAAAATTTATGGAACTATTGCCAGACAATTTGCAAAGTTTACGCGGACAGGTCGCTCTTGTCACTGGTGCTTCACGGGGAATTGGGCGAGCGATCGCACAAGAATTAGCGAAGCAGGGAGCGAATGTTGTTGTCAACTATGCCAGTTCTAATCATGCAGCTGAAGAGGTGGTCGATACAATAACAAAAGCTGGAGGGAGTGCCATAGCACTGCAAGCTGACGTTTCTCAAGTCTCTCAAGTAGAAGCGCTTGTGAACACCGTGATGGAAAAGTTCAATCGCGTCGATATCTTGGTCAACAACGCAGGTATCACTCGCGACACCCTGCTTTTGCGAATGAAACCAGAAGACTGGCAAGCGGTGATTGACCTCAACCTCACTGGTGTTTTTTTATGCACTCGTGCCGTTAGTAAAATCATGCTCAAGCAACGTTCGGGACGGATTATCAACATTACCTCCGTTGCTGGACAAATGGGCAACCCAGGACAAGCTAACTACAGCGCCGCCAAAGCAGGTGTTATCGGCTTCACCAAAACCATTGCCAAAGAACTTGCCTCGCGTGGCATTACTGTTAACGCCGTCGCTCCTGGTTTCATTGCCACGGACATGACAAGTAATCTTAACAACACTGAAGAAATTCTCAAATACATCCCTCTTGGTCGCTATGGTCAACCAGAAGAAGTTGCTGGGATGGTACGCTTCCTCGCTGCTGACCCTGCCAGTGCTTACATCACCGGACAAGTGTTCAACGTTGATGGCGGAATGGTGATGGCTTGAAGACTGAATGTAGTTATGCCGAAAATACAAGTTAACGGGATTGATTTGTTCTTTGACATTCAGGGAACGGGTGAGCCTTTGCTACTGATTGCCGGTTTTGCCTGTGATAGTTCGTATTGGTCTGCGGTAATGGCTTCCCTCGTTAAGCAGTATCAGGTTATTCGCTTAGATAACCGAGGCGTGGGGCAAAGTTCCGCTCCTGATCATCCGTATACTGTCAAGCAGATGGCTGCTGATACTGCTGCACTACTTGATGCGATCGGCATTACTCAGGTACATATAGCAGGTCACTCAATGGGCGGTCAGATTGCACAAGAATTAGCACTAGCGTACTCTGAAAAAGTGCAAAGCTTGATGCTACTG
The sequence above is a segment of the Mastigocladopsis repens PCC 10914 genome. Coding sequences within it:
- the fabG gene encoding 3-oxoacyl-[acyl-carrier-protein] reductase — encoded protein: MELLPDNLQSLRGQVALVTGASRGIGRAIAQELAKQGANVVVNYASSNHAAEEVVDTITKAGGSAIALQADVSQVSQVEALVNTVMEKFNRVDILVNNAGITRDTLLLRMKPEDWQAVIDLNLTGVFLCTRAVSKIMLKQRSGRIINITSVAGQMGNPGQANYSAAKAGVIGFTKTIAKELASRGITVNAVAPGFIATDMTSNLNNTEEILKYIPLGRYGQPEEVAGMVRFLAADPASAYITGQVFNVDGGMVMA